The following are from one region of the Cloacibacterium normanense genome:
- a CDS encoding coiled-coil domain-containing protein, with protein sequence MKFRELKTENSTMLDKMADSVISWIGSTSSLVFHTLLFITSFLLPLFKVVDFEEMLLVLTTIVSLEAIYLSIFIQMSVNKSNKHIEVIKEDVNEIQEDIDEIQEDIDEIQEDIDEIQEDIDEIADDEDEDEHKEKAQKVILKSNVSNNKQEIKELKAKIHDLQAKLEDLIQKDFN encoded by the coding sequence ATGAAGTTTAGAGAACTTAAAACAGAAAATAGTACGATGCTCGATAAGATGGCAGATAGCGTTATCAGTTGGATTGGTTCTACCTCTTCATTGGTCTTTCACACTTTACTATTTATCACCAGTTTTTTACTTCCGCTATTTAAAGTGGTAGATTTCGAAGAAATGCTTTTGGTTCTCACTACGATTGTTTCTTTGGAAGCGATTTACTTGTCGATTTTCATTCAAATGTCTGTCAACAAAAGCAATAAACACATAGAAGTGATTAAAGAAGATGTAAACGAAATTCAGGAAGACATTGATGAAATCCAAGAAGACATCGATGAAATTCAGGAAGATATTGACGAAATTCAAGAAGACATCGACGAGATTGCTGATGATGAAGACGAAGATGAACACAAAGAAAAAGCTCAAAAAGTAATTCTCAAGAGCAATGTTTCTAATAACAAGCAAGAAATCAAGGAATTAAAAGCGAAAATTCACGATTTGCAAGCGAAATTAGAAGATTTGATACAGAAAGATTTTAATTAA
- a CDS encoding TIGR02757 family protein, whose product MNEQEIFEFLNQKAEQYNHLDFIELDPISIPHQFSLKQDIEISGFFAATIAWGNRKSIITSAQKIIDFMGNSPYDFVMNASQKDFKKLENKAVHRTFSAEDFQQFILNLKSVYTEFESLENLFLLKENEKNYYHAIERFRTRFLGEIPHRSHKHVSSPYKNSASKRLVMFLRWMVRQDKKGVDFGIWKNLSPQYLSIPLDVHTANISRKLGILTRTQNDWKAVEELDQIIRKYNPQDPAVYDYPLFGIGVSNELL is encoded by the coding sequence ATGAACGAGCAAGAAATCTTTGAATTTCTCAATCAAAAAGCCGAACAATACAATCATCTAGATTTTATTGAATTAGACCCTATTTCTATTCCGCATCAGTTTTCTTTGAAACAAGACATAGAAATTTCAGGATTTTTCGCGGCTACAATCGCTTGGGGAAATAGAAAATCCATCATCACATCTGCTCAAAAAATCATCGATTTTATGGGAAATTCTCCTTACGATTTCGTGATGAATGCGAGCCAAAAAGATTTCAAAAAATTAGAAAACAAAGCCGTTCACAGAACTTTCTCGGCAGAAGATTTTCAACAGTTTATATTGAATTTAAAAAGTGTTTACACTGAATTTGAAAGTTTAGAAAACTTATTTCTTTTAAAAGAAAACGAAAAAAATTATTACCATGCTATTGAAAGATTTAGAACTCGTTTTTTAGGAGAAATTCCGCACAGAAGCCATAAACATGTGAGTTCTCCTTATAAAAATTCAGCTTCAAAAAGATTGGTCATGTTTCTGCGATGGATGGTTCGTCAAGATAAAAAAGGGGTAGATTTTGGCATTTGGAAAAACCTTTCTCCGCAATATTTGTCTATTCCATTAGATGTTCACACTGCGAATATTTCCAGAAAATTAGGAATTCTCACCAGAACTCAAAACGATTGGAAAGCCGTAGAAGAACTCGACCAAATCATCAGAAAATACAATCCACAAGATCCTGCTGTATACGATTATCCGCTTTTCGGAATTGGCGTTTCTAATGAGTTATTATAA
- the rdgB gene encoding RdgB/HAM1 family non-canonical purine NTP pyrophosphatase, protein MEILVATHNLHKKEEIQQILGEKYHITSLTDYHIHDEIIEDGNSFHENALIKAKFCFEKTGKPSLGDDSGLVVPALDGRPGIYSARYAGNHDFDKNMAKVLEEMQDKNDREAYFITVLCLYNEHGAEYFEGRVYGDLSTERNGNKGFGYDPIFIPKNHEISFADMPAEQKNAMSHRKNALDKFLAFLEK, encoded by the coding sequence ATGGAAATCCTCGTTGCCACGCACAACTTACACAAGAAAGAAGAAATTCAACAGATTTTAGGCGAAAAATACCACATTACTTCACTTACCGATTATCATATTCACGACGAAATTATTGAAGATGGAAATTCTTTCCATGAAAATGCTTTGATTAAAGCCAAATTCTGCTTCGAAAAAACTGGAAAACCCAGTTTAGGAGACGATTCTGGATTGGTGGTTCCTGCACTTGATGGAAGACCGGGAATCTATTCTGCACGTTACGCAGGAAATCATGATTTTGATAAAAATATGGCCAAAGTTCTTGAGGAAATGCAAGACAAAAATGATAGAGAAGCTTATTTCATCACCGTTTTATGCTTGTACAATGAACATGGAGCAGAATACTTTGAAGGTAGAGTTTATGGTGATTTAAGCACCGAAAGAAATGGAAACAAAGGTTTCGGTTATGACCCGATTTTCATTCCCAAAAATCACGAAATTTCTTTTGCAGATATGCCTGCAGAACAAAAAAATGCCATGAGTCACCGCAAAAATGCTTTAGATAAATTTCTTGCATTTTTAGAAAAATAA
- the truB gene encoding tRNA pseudouridine(55) synthase TruB yields MKAEDFLNGQVLLVDKPLDWTSFQAVNKLKYKLKREFHLPIKFKIGHAGTLDPRATGLLIVCTGKFTKKIPEIQDAPKEYIAEIKIGVQTESYDTEKPEILHADYSHITEDFIKETLSTFVGEIEQKPPVFSAIKIDGNRAYDLARAGQEVEMKSRKTTIHYLNNIDIQLPFVTFTVGCSKGTYIRSLAHDIGQSLGVGAYLTQLRRTKIGEYHVENAHAEILENEFRFENF; encoded by the coding sequence TTGAAAGCAGAAGATTTTTTAAACGGACAAGTACTTTTGGTGGACAAGCCTTTGGATTGGACCAGTTTTCAGGCTGTTAATAAATTGAAGTACAAACTCAAAAGAGAGTTCCATCTTCCTATAAAATTTAAAATCGGTCATGCTGGAACGCTGGATCCTAGAGCAACAGGCTTATTGATAGTCTGCACCGGAAAATTCACCAAGAAAATTCCAGAAATTCAAGATGCGCCAAAAGAATACATCGCCGAAATTAAAATTGGCGTACAAACCGAATCTTACGACACCGAAAAACCAGAAATACTTCATGCCGATTATTCACACATTACAGAAGATTTCATCAAAGAAACTTTGTCAACATTTGTAGGAGAAATTGAGCAAAAACCGCCTGTTTTTTCAGCGATAAAAATTGATGGAAACCGCGCTTATGATTTAGCAAGAGCTGGTCAAGAAGTAGAAATGAAATCTAGGAAAACGACCATTCATTATCTCAATAACATCGACATTCAACTTCCTTTTGTCACTTTTACCGTAGGTTGCAGCAAAGGAACTTACATCAGAAGTTTGGCTCACGATATTGGTCAAAGTTTAGGAGTTGGTGCTTATCTTACTCAACTCAGAAGAACCAAAATAGGAGAGTACCATGTAGAAAATGCACATGCAGAAATTTTGGAAAATGAGTTTAGATTTGAAAATTTCTAA
- a CDS encoding cell division protein FtsX, whose product MAKLAEDLNKKRLRSSNITVSISIALVLFLVGLFGLILINAQKYSDYIKEQLVVEAYFDDYIDPRDSAKAEQLQKLTYERIKLQPFVKKAKFISKQEATELAKKQLGIETDALFEGDIFPPSVEVTLKPEYVDPVKINDVVKKLNEVEGVKEVKNDSKLTIEVYNNLNRILTWILAFSILFLIVAMVLINNSIRLKIFSKRFIIKTMQLVGAKRRFILKPFVKEAVILGIIGAIIGLTALFTGWYFFTSEIGTPFVQDTNQYIWLVAIVFGVGILITVISTVFATWRFLASSVDDLYYS is encoded by the coding sequence ATGGCAAAATTAGCAGAAGATTTAAACAAGAAAAGGCTCCGTTCTAGCAACATTACCGTATCGATTAGTATTGCATTGGTATTATTTTTAGTAGGACTTTTTGGGTTGATATTGATAAATGCTCAAAAATATTCGGATTATATCAAAGAGCAATTGGTGGTAGAAGCTTATTTTGATGACTATATAGACCCTAGAGATTCTGCGAAAGCAGAACAGTTGCAAAAATTAACTTACGAAAGAATAAAATTACAGCCTTTTGTTAAAAAAGCTAAATTTATTTCTAAGCAAGAAGCTACTGAACTTGCAAAAAAACAATTGGGTATTGAAACAGATGCTCTTTTTGAAGGAGATATTTTCCCACCATCTGTAGAAGTTACCTTGAAACCAGAATACGTAGATCCAGTAAAAATAAATGATGTTGTAAAAAAACTGAATGAAGTAGAAGGCGTAAAAGAAGTGAAAAACGATAGTAAATTAACGATTGAAGTTTACAATAACCTTAATAGAATTTTGACTTGGATTTTAGCATTTTCTATCTTATTCTTAATCGTAGCAATGGTGTTGATTAACAACTCTATTCGTTTAAAAATATTCTCTAAACGTTTCATTATCAAAACCATGCAATTGGTAGGTGCAAAACGCAGATTCATTTTAAAACCATTTGTAAAAGAAGCGGTAATCTTAGGAATTATCGGTGCTATTATTGGTTTAACAGCTTTATTTACAGGTTGGTATTTCTTTACGAGCGAAATCGGAACTCCATTTGTACAAGACACTAATCAATACATTTGGTTAGTCGCAATCGTTTTTGGTGTAGGTATTCTCATCACCGTCATCAGTACAGTTTTTGCAACTTGGAGATTCTTAGCATCTAGTGTAGATGATTTATATTACTCATAG
- the rluF gene encoding 23S rRNA pseudouridine(2604) synthase RluF yields METRINKYLSEVGFCSRREADKLLEQGRITINGKKPELGTKVSDADEICVDGKNIKKTEEKHVYIAFNKPIGIVCTTDTKREKNNIVDYINHPKRIFPIGRLDKPSEGLILLTSDGDIVNKILRARNNHEKEYIVRVDKPITPKFLEKMRNGVPILDTVTKKCEVEQIDTLQFRIVLTQGLNRQIRRMCEYLGYEVKKLKRIRIMNIKLDLPIGKWRDLTDAEMKELAQLLQDSSKTVD; encoded by the coding sequence GTGGAAACGCGCATCAATAAATATTTATCAGAAGTAGGTTTTTGTTCGAGAAGAGAAGCCGATAAACTTTTGGAACAAGGAAGAATTACCATCAATGGCAAAAAGCCAGAATTAGGAACTAAAGTTTCTGATGCTGATGAAATTTGCGTAGATGGCAAAAACATCAAAAAAACAGAAGAAAAACACGTTTATATCGCCTTTAATAAACCCATCGGAATTGTTTGCACCACAGATACCAAACGTGAAAAAAATAACATCGTAGATTACATCAATCACCCGAAAAGAATTTTCCCCATCGGTAGACTTGATAAACCTAGTGAAGGTCTTATTTTATTGACGTCTGACGGTGATATTGTGAATAAAATTTTACGCGCCAGAAACAACCACGAAAAAGAATACATTGTACGTGTAGACAAACCGATTACACCCAAATTTCTAGAAAAAATGCGCAATGGTGTTCCGATTTTAGACACCGTAACCAAAAAATGCGAAGTAGAACAAATCGATACTTTGCAGTTTAGAATTGTACTTACCCAAGGTTTAAACCGCCAAATCAGAAGAATGTGCGAATACCTAGGCTACGAAGTAAAAAAACTGAAGCGCATTAGAATTATGAACATCAAATTGGATTTACCCATAGGAAAATGGAGAGATTTAACCGATGCTGAAATGAAAGAACTGGCTCAACTTCTCCAAGATTCTAGTAAGACAGTGGATTAA
- the mgtE gene encoding magnesium transporter, translating to MIEEQKISHTLQFLIEERNVKAVSEAISEVEAVDIANIFEILEEEDQKFLYEIMDNERSAEVLLYIDEDERKKFLRNFSTKEIADNIINEIDSDDAADIIAELPEYQQDEIIQHLNDEEHAQNIVELLRYDEDVAGGLMATELVKVNQNLSIISAVKEMRKQAEEMEEVYSIYVVDDSEKLLGLLSLKKLLTTSSSTRVSDVYNSKIQYVKDTESAEEVARFMQKYDLFEVPVVDKLGKLVGRITVDDVIDFITEEAEKDYQLASGISQDVDSSDTIFHLTKARLPWLFIGMVGGLIGSRVLQSNQNAMHDIPALMFFVPLIAATAGNIGVQASAIIVQGLANNTLGKDTFKTLFKEVSVSAASGMILSLIIFGFNLLINHNDLMVSVTISISLLAVIMVAAIIGTIVPIVLEKNKIDPAIATGPFITTSNDILGVLIYFAIAKALLHI from the coding sequence GTGATTGAAGAGCAAAAAATATCGCACACCTTACAGTTTCTCATTGAGGAAAGAAATGTAAAAGCTGTTTCTGAAGCCATTTCGGAAGTAGAAGCGGTAGATATTGCCAATATTTTTGAAATTCTAGAAGAAGAAGATCAAAAATTTCTTTACGAAATAATGGATAATGAGCGCTCTGCAGAAGTACTACTCTACATAGACGAAGACGAGCGTAAAAAATTCCTGAGAAACTTCTCTACCAAAGAAATTGCAGATAATATCATCAACGAAATTGATTCGGATGACGCTGCAGATATTATTGCAGAATTGCCTGAATATCAACAAGATGAAATTATTCAGCACTTAAATGACGAGGAGCACGCGCAGAATATTGTAGAACTTTTGCGTTATGATGAAGATGTAGCAGGTGGTTTGATGGCAACCGAATTAGTAAAAGTAAATCAGAATCTTTCTATTATTTCTGCGGTTAAAGAGATGCGTAAACAAGCCGAAGAAATGGAAGAAGTTTACTCTATTTATGTAGTAGATGATTCCGAAAAATTACTGGGTTTGTTAAGTCTTAAAAAATTATTAACCACTTCATCTTCTACTCGAGTTTCAGATGTTTATAACTCTAAAATTCAATATGTTAAAGATACGGAATCTGCTGAAGAAGTTGCGCGTTTCATGCAAAAATATGACTTGTTCGAAGTTCCTGTTGTTGATAAATTAGGAAAATTAGTCGGAAGAATTACCGTGGATGATGTTATCGACTTTATTACCGAAGAAGCAGAAAAAGATTACCAGTTAGCATCGGGGATTTCTCAAGACGTTGACTCTAGTGATACCATTTTTCATTTAACCAAAGCAAGATTACCTTGGCTATTCATTGGAATGGTAGGTGGTTTAATTGGTTCTAGAGTATTGCAAAGCAATCAAAATGCGATGCACGACATTCCTGCATTGATGTTTTTCGTTCCGCTGATTGCGGCAACTGCGGGAAATATTGGAGTTCAAGCTTCGGCAATTATTGTACAAGGTTTAGCAAATAACACTTTAGGAAAAGATACTTTTAAAACTTTATTCAAGGAAGTAAGCGTTTCTGCAGCTTCAGGAATGATACTTTCTTTAATTATTTTTGGATTCAATTTATTGATTAACCATAATGATTTGATGGTTTCTGTGACCATTTCTATTTCTCTTTTAGCAGTAATTATGGTAGCGGCGATTATTGGAACCATTGTTCCTATTGTTCTGGAGAAAAATAAAATAGACCCCGCAATTGCTACAGGTCCGTTTATCACCACTTCTAATGATATTTTAGGAGTTTTAATCTACTTTGCCATCGCAAAAGCACTCCTCCACATTTAG
- a CDS encoding DUF3098 domain-containing protein — protein sequence MSKKQNIEKSEPQHNPFYFGKKNYQLMLVGLALILAGFLLMLGPDANTVDGKLDPNAWNEDIFSIRRIRIAPLLVIAGFVVQVFAILKRNK from the coding sequence ATGTCTAAAAAACAAAATATAGAAAAGTCTGAACCACAGCACAATCCTTTTTATTTTGGCAAAAAAAACTATCAATTGATGTTGGTAGGATTGGCTTTAATTTTAGCAGGATTTCTTTTAATGCTCGGTCCAGATGCTAATACAGTCGACGGAAAACTAGATCCTAATGCTTGGAATGAAGACATTTTCTCCATCAGAAGAATCAGAATAGCGCCGCTTTTGGTGATTGCTGGATTTGTAGTTCAGGTTTTCGCGATTCTTAAAAGAAACAAATAA
- a CDS encoding undecaprenyl-diphosphate phosphatase, with product MDLIRAIIIAIVEGLTEYLPVSSTAHMIFTSSFFGIQEDEFVKMFQVSIQFGAILAVVFLYWKKFFDFKNIKFYLKLGVAVLPALVLGKLFDDKIETVLEKPIPIAVVLILGGVILLFIDQIFTKHTIDDEKDITFKKALTIGFWQCLAMMPGTSRSAASIIGGMQQNLTRKAAAEFSFFLAVPTMLAVTFYSIFVKDWNHNGIEQKGYEMIFATPENTMSFFVGNLVAFVVAVIAIKFFIGVLTKYGFKPWGWYRIIAGILLLIYFGWVK from the coding sequence ATGGATTTAATCAGAGCAATTATTATTGCAATTGTAGAAGGACTTACCGAATATTTACCCGTTTCTTCTACTGCACACATGATTTTCACGAGTTCATTTTTTGGAATTCAAGAAGATGAATTTGTTAAAATGTTTCAAGTTTCTATTCAGTTTGGAGCTATTTTGGCGGTAGTCTTTTTGTATTGGAAGAAATTTTTTGATTTTAAAAACATCAAATTCTATTTGAAATTAGGAGTAGCCGTTTTACCAGCTTTGGTTCTAGGGAAATTATTTGATGATAAAATAGAAACGGTATTAGAAAAACCAATTCCCATCGCTGTAGTTCTGATTTTGGGTGGTGTCATTTTACTTTTTATCGACCAGATTTTCACCAAACATACGATAGATGACGAGAAAGATATTACTTTCAAAAAAGCATTAACAATTGGTTTTTGGCAATGTCTAGCGATGATGCCAGGAACGAGTAGAAGTGCGGCTTCTATTATTGGTGGAATGCAACAAAACCTTACCAGAAAAGCAGCTGCAGAGTTTTCATTCTTTTTGGCAGTTCCTACTATGTTAGCGGTTACCTTTTATTCAATTTTTGTAAAAGATTGGAATCACAATGGAATTGAGCAAAAAGGTTACGAAATGATATTTGCGACTCCAGAAAACACGATGAGTTTTTTCGTGGGGAATTTAGTAGCATTTGTAGTAGCGGTTATTGCGATTAAGTTTTTCATTGGTGTTTTGACCAAATACGGCTTCAAACCTTGGGGTTGGTACAGAATTATCGCAGGGATTTTATTGTTGATTTATTTTGGTTGGGTGAAGTAA
- a CDS encoding CPBP family intramembrane glutamic endopeptidase, giving the protein MSIDNTKYRNYIFDFKAAAALFAGLFIGIMVLGLYTLFAYFILKQDYSEIQSSMVFFIVSYLCTVLFPIIGFDVFVMKSKGKKLNFNMQTRPFHVYLMIFPMMLGMMLVSEFLVSRIPIEGEFFGPLYDQMSDAFSTIATDTAGIYLLTVLFAPFLEEILFRGIIQKGLINKGVKPAKAIIFSALAFGIFHLNPWQTVNAFLLGLVLGVVYYKTKSLLMPILLHAFNNFISAYLLLNGNSESVTENLHLPEYYGLIVGIVLFSVSYYLFMYRNRIYYRE; this is encoded by the coding sequence ATGAGTATAGACAATACAAAATACAGAAATTATATTTTTGATTTCAAAGCGGCGGCAGCTTTATTTGCTGGACTATTTATTGGCATCATGGTTTTAGGGTTGTATACGCTTTTTGCTTATTTTATTCTAAAGCAAGACTATTCAGAAATACAGAGCAGCATGGTATTTTTTATTGTCAGTTATCTCTGCACAGTGCTTTTTCCGATTATAGGTTTTGATGTTTTCGTGATGAAGAGTAAAGGAAAAAAGCTCAATTTTAACATGCAAACCAGACCTTTTCATGTTTATCTTATGATTTTTCCTATGATGCTGGGGATGATGTTGGTTTCTGAATTTTTAGTTTCAAGAATTCCTATTGAAGGAGAGTTTTTTGGTCCTTTGTACGATCAAATGTCTGATGCTTTTAGCACTATCGCTACAGATACTGCGGGAATTTATCTTCTTACGGTTCTTTTTGCGCCCTTTTTAGAAGAAATTCTCTTTAGAGGTATCATTCAAAAAGGATTGATTAATAAAGGTGTAAAACCAGCAAAAGCGATTATTTTTTCAGCTTTAGCCTTTGGAATTTTTCATCTTAATCCTTGGCAAACAGTCAATGCATTTTTATTAGGATTGGTTTTAGGCGTAGTTTATTACAAGACTAAATCCTTATTAATGCCCATATTATTGCATGCTTTTAATAATTTTATTTCTGCCTATTTATTACTGAATGGAAATTCAGAAAGCGTGACTGAAAACTTACATCTTCCTGAATATTACGGTCTTATAGTAGGAATTGTACTTTTTTCTGTTTCTTATTATTTATTCATGTACCGAAATAGAATTTATTACAGAGAATAA
- the rsmA gene encoding 16S rRNA (adenine(1518)-N(6)/adenine(1519)-N(6))-dimethyltransferase RsmA, which translates to MNVKAKKHLGQHFLTDENIAKKIVEGLDFQPYQYVLEVGPGTGVLTKYLLEKPTETYVAEIDTESIEYLKLHYQKLENKHFTGDFLKINLSDVFSGEVAVIGNFPYNISSQILFKIIENYQQIPEMVGMFQKEVAERTAAVPKTKDYGILSVLVQAYYDVKYLFTVHENVFNPPPKVKSGVIKLTRNRKEGLEGNEILFKQIVKTGFGQRRKKLSNALKSLDIPEVLKSHAFMDKRAEELSVEDFINFTQEWKAAKN; encoded by the coding sequence TTGAACGTAAAAGCAAAAAAACATCTTGGTCAGCATTTTTTAACTGATGAAAATATTGCCAAAAAAATTGTAGAAGGTCTTGACTTTCAACCATATCAATATGTATTAGAAGTAGGTCCTGGAACAGGTGTTTTAACCAAATATCTCCTCGAAAAACCTACGGAAACTTACGTTGCAGAAATAGACACAGAATCTATAGAATACCTAAAATTACATTATCAAAAACTTGAAAATAAACATTTTACAGGTGATTTTCTCAAAATTAATTTAAGTGATGTTTTCTCTGGAGAAGTGGCGGTAATTGGCAATTTTCCCTACAATATTTCGTCTCAGATTCTTTTTAAGATTATAGAAAATTATCAGCAGATTCCAGAAATGGTTGGAATGTTCCAAAAGGAAGTGGCAGAACGTACAGCTGCTGTTCCCAAAACCAAAGATTATGGCATTTTGTCGGTTTTGGTTCAAGCGTATTATGATGTGAAATATCTGTTTACCGTTCACGAAAACGTATTCAACCCGCCTCCAAAAGTAAAATCTGGAGTCATCAAACTTACCAGAAACAGAAAAGAAGGTTTGGAAGGCAATGAAATTCTTTTCAAGCAAATTGTAAAAACAGGTTTTGGCCAAAGAAGAAAAAAACTGAGCAATGCACTGAAATCTCTAGATATTCCAGAAGTGTTAAAATCTCATGCTTTTATGGATAAACGTGCAGAAGAACTGAGTGTAGAAGATTTTATCAACTTTACTCAAGAATGGAAAGCGGCTAAAAATTAA
- a CDS encoding ribonuclease Z encodes MSTYLTILGYNSAIPTVKSAPTAQFLEMEERCFLIDCGEGTQVQLRKAKAKFSKINHIFISHLHGDHVFGLPGLISSFRLLGRETLLHVYGPKGIKEMMETIFRITETHQGFEVVFHELSSKKSEKVFEDNRVEVFTIPLDHRIYCNGYLFREKPKERHLNMQEISKYPEIEICDYHNLKRGKDIQLSDGYILKNENLTKPAEPSVSYAFCSDTRYLESIIPIIKNVDVLYHEATFLHDLKKMADYTGHTTALEAAKIARKANVKKLILGHFSNRYNDLSVFLNEACEIFPETYLPEQLEAVKI; translated from the coding sequence TTGAGCACCTATTTAACAATTCTCGGCTATAACTCAGCAATTCCTACTGTGAAATCTGCGCCTACTGCGCAATTTCTAGAAATGGAAGAGCGTTGTTTCCTTATCGATTGTGGTGAAGGAACGCAAGTTCAATTGAGAAAAGCTAAAGCCAAATTTTCTAAAATTAATCACATTTTTATCTCGCATCTTCATGGCGACCATGTTTTTGGTTTGCCGGGATTAATTTCTAGTTTTAGACTTTTGGGTAGAGAAACTCTACTTCATGTGTACGGTCCAAAAGGCATTAAAGAAATGATGGAAACCATTTTTAGAATTACCGAAACACATCAAGGTTTCGAAGTGGTTTTCCATGAACTTTCTTCTAAAAAATCAGAAAAAGTTTTCGAGGACAATCGAGTAGAGGTTTTCACGATTCCATTAGACCATAGAATTTACTGTAACGGATATCTTTTTAGGGAAAAACCAAAAGAAAGACACCTCAATATGCAGGAAATTTCTAAATATCCTGAAATTGAAATCTGTGATTATCACAACCTAAAACGTGGCAAAGATATTCAGTTGAGTGATGGTTATATTCTCAAAAATGAAAATTTAACGAAACCTGCTGAACCTTCTGTTTCTTATGCTTTTTGTAGTGATACTCGATATTTAGAGAGCATTATTCCTATTATTAAAAATGTAGACGTGTTGTATCACGAAGCAACTTTTTTACATGATTTAAAGAAAATGGCAGATTACACAGGTCATACAACTGCTCTAGAAGCTGCGAAAATTGCCAGAAAAGCCAATGTTAAAAAATTAATTTTAGGTCATTTTTCTAATCGCTACAATGACTTGTCGGTTTTTCTAAATGAAGCTTGCGAAATTTTCCCTGAAACCTATCTTCCGGAGCAATTGGAAGCCGTTAAAATTTAA